The genomic region CCACAGGCGCATCTCGCCGCTGGGCTCGCCGACGGGCTGCGCGTAGAGGGCCCTTCCGTCGTGACGGATATCGAAGCTGCGGCCCCGAGCCCAGTAGTCGACGAATCCGGGGTCCTCGACACCGGCGAGACGGTCCGCCGCCGGCTCGAGAGTCGACGGATCCCCGGCAGGCGGGGCGATGGCCGAGCGACGAGGCGATGCCTCTCCCACATGGAAGGACAGCATGGCGCTCAGCACGACGCGCTCGCCCTCGCGGAGCGTGACGCGTCGCGTCGAATACGATCGGCCGTCCCGCAGACGCTCGACCTCGCATCGCAGCTCCGCGCCGATCGAGGCCGGCGCGACGAACAGCGAGTGGGTCGCGTGCAGCGCGCGGTCAGGGCCGACCGTGCGGATGGCGGCGGCCGCCGCCTGCGCGAGAAGGTCACCGCCGTAGGACTTCGGCCACGGCACAGGCTGTGTGCGCGCGACGAACACGTCGTCCCCGAGTGGCTCGAGGGCGACGGCGTCGCGGAATCCGGCGATGGCGCTCACGCGCGGCGGTATCCGGCGAGCGAGGAGTCGGGCACGTCGTCGAGGTTCACGACGATGTTGTCGGGGGTGCGGGCGGTCAGCCACACCAGCTCATCGGTCGCACTCATGTTGGCCTCGACGTGGGGCATGAACGGCGGGACGAACACGAAGTCGCCCGGCGCCATGTCGACCCACTCGGTGTAGTCCTCGCCGAAGTAGATGCGCGCGGTCCCGCGCAGGACATATCCGCCGGTCTCCGCCTCGCCGTGGTGGTGCGGCAGAGACCGGAAGCCCGGCTCGTTGCTGACGCGGCCGAACCAGATCTTCGTCGCGGGGGTGTGACCGATGCTGACGCCGGACACCCGATGCGCGCCTCCGGAGTCTGCGGTGTCGGCGCTCTCGTGTCCGGCGCGCGTGACGACGGGCGCGACGGCGGCGGTGCTGTCGATGGTCATGGCGGATCCTTTCTGCGGCGGCTCAGGCGCCGAGGTCGGTGAGATGCTCGAGCTCGATGCCGAGGTCGGCGACGGCGACGCCGAGCGGGGCGATGGCGGTGAGTGCCGCGGCGCGGGTCGAGGGCGCGAGGTCGTCGCGGGTCGCGAAGGCCTTGAGGCCCTCGTAGAGCCGCACGAGCTCGGTCTCGGCGTCGGTGAGCGGGGTGCCCAGCAGGTCGGTGGTCATGGCGTCTTCTCCGTTCCGTCAGTTCAGCCGGCCGACCGGAGGTCGGTCAGGCGACGGGCCTTGAGTTCGAATCGCGGGAGCTCGCCGGCCGCGCGCCGGCGGATGTGGAAGCGAAGCCCCTCGTGCGCGTCCGCGAGCTCGGTCTGCAGCGACTCCGCGAGCGTCGGCCACCGCGCGTCGTCGAGTCCGCCGATCGTCTCGACGTGGAGGGTGATCTCGTCGCGGATCCCCTCCCGCGTGATCTCCACCTGGAACTCGTCGACGTCCGTGAACTGGCGGACGATGCCCTCGACGGCCCGGGGGTAGACGTTCGTTCCGCGCACGAGCTTCATGTCGTCGACGCGGCCGAGGATGCCGCCCTCGTAGAGGTCCCAGGTGCGCCCGTTCGTCGCCGCGGTGTGCGGGATCTTCACGACCAGATCCTTGGTCCGGTATCGCAGCAGCGGGATCGTGCCGCGACCGAAGGAGGTCGTGACGCGCTCCCCTGCCTCGCCGTACGGGACTTCACGGCCGGTCTCCGGGTCGATCACCTGCTCGATGAAGTGGTCCTCGATGATGTGGCAGCCGCCGGGCTGGTCGGCCGGCTCGAACATGAAGATGGTCGAGATCTCCGTCATTCCTGCCGTGTCGAACACCTTGGCGCCCCACTGCGCCTCGATGAGGTCGCGCGTCGCAGCGGGAGTGGGCTCCCCCGAGAGGATGATGATGCGGACGGGCGACGCGGGCAGGTCGATGCCTAGGGACTCGGCCTCCTGCGCCATGCGGAGCGCGTAGGTGGGAGTCGACGCCACCACGGTCGCGCCGAAGTCGATGATCTGCTTCACGCGGGCGGGCGTGGCCTGCGCACCGCCGGGGATGGTGAGCGCGCCGAGCTTCTCGAGCCCGTTGTGGAGTCCCCAGAAGCCGATGAAGGAGCCGTAGCCGAACGCGACGTACCCGATGTCGTGCGGCCGCACACCGGCGCCCCACAGCGAGTAGCACCACATCTCAGCCGCCCAGGACCAGTCCTTGCGCGAGTCCAGCGCGCGCAGCGGCTGCTTGCCGCTCGTGCCGCTGGTGGTGTGCAGCCGGATGGCGGCATCCGCGCCTGCCACGGGCAGCTCGCCGAAGGGCGGGTGCTCGGACTGGCTCTGCATCCACTCCTCGCGGGTGAGGAACGGGATGCGCTCGATGTCGGCCCAGGTGTTCAGCTGGTCGGGCGAGAAGCCCGCGGCCGAGAAGCTGCGCCGGTAGAACGGGCTGCGCGCGTTCGCCCACTCCGCGACGCGGCGGAGCTTCGCCAGCTGCAGCGCCCGCAGGTCCTCGCGAGCCATCGTCTCGGTCTTGGGGTTCCAGTACGGGGACGTGTCCATGGCACCTCTACTCGATCTCGGGGAACCCGCGGTTCCGGCGTGGAGTTGAATGTATCGCGGACGTGACGTTCGTCAGTTTTCTGGAATGTTAAGTTTGGATTTCATGGGACCGGCACCGCGGGCACGCTCGCGCCGCGGCACCTCGGAGGTGCCGCGGCGCGCAGTGTGGGACCGCTTGGGGCCGTCTCAGGAGGTTCGGTTCAGTCGGCGTCCTGAACCTGCCGGAAGCCCGAGCGGTGGAAGACGAGTGGGTTCAGATCGGGGTTCAGGCCGAGCCCGTCGACCTCGAGCAGCACAAGGTGGTGGTCGCCGGCGGGAACTTCGGAGTAGATGGTGCACTCGAGCCAGACGGGCGACCCCATGAGCAGGAGCGCGCCCGATTCGGCGATGTGCGTATCGACTCCGTCGAAGCGCTTGGCCCGGTCCTTCGACGCGATCTGGCGGCAGATCGCGTCGTGATCCGATGCCATGACCGACACTCCGATGCGGCCGGCGCTGCGGATGATCGGCCATGTCTGCGACGAGTTCTGCACCGCGAATGACACCAGCGGCGGGTCCAGAGAGACGCCGACCGTGAACGAGGACGCCACGAGAGCCTCATTCGTGCCGTCGACCACGGCCCCGATGCACGCGACACCGGACGGGAAGAGGGCAAAGGTCTGTCGAAGCAGAGCCGGGTCGGGCAGCTTGCGTTCCAAGGTCATGCGGCGCTCCTCGCATCGGGGGTCTGGGTCGGCATCCGATCCTTGAGGGCGCGCTCGATCGCCGCGACAGCCGCCTCCACTTCGGTGAAGGAGGTCGACAGCGGCGACATGCCGAGACGGATGCCGGTGGGCGGTCGGAAGTCGGGAATCACGCCCGCCGCCCAGAGCTCGGAGATGAGCTCCGGGAACACCGGGTGATCGATCGTGACGTGCCCACCGCGCAGAT from Microbacter sp. GSS18 harbors:
- a CDS encoding AMP-binding protein → MDTSPYWNPKTETMAREDLRALQLAKLRRVAEWANARSPFYRRSFSAAGFSPDQLNTWADIERIPFLTREEWMQSQSEHPPFGELPVAGADAAIRLHTTSGTSGKQPLRALDSRKDWSWAAEMWCYSLWGAGVRPHDIGYVAFGYGSFIGFWGLHNGLEKLGALTIPGGAQATPARVKQIIDFGATVVASTPTYALRMAQEAESLGIDLPASPVRIIILSGEPTPAATRDLIEAQWGAKVFDTAGMTEISTIFMFEPADQPGGCHIIEDHFIEQVIDPETGREVPYGEAGERVTTSFGRGTIPLLRYRTKDLVVKIPHTAATNGRTWDLYEGGILGRVDDMKLVRGTNVYPRAVEGIVRQFTDVDEFQVEITREGIRDEITLHVETIGGLDDARWPTLAESLQTELADAHEGLRFHIRRRAAGELPRFELKARRLTDLRSAG
- a CDS encoding cupin domain-containing protein; amino-acid sequence: MTIDSTAAVAPVVTRAGHESADTADSGGAHRVSGVSIGHTPATKIWFGRVSNEPGFRSLPHHHGEAETGGYVLRGTARIYFGEDYTEWVDMAPGDFVFVPPFMPHVEANMSATDELVWLTARTPDNIVVNLDDVPDSSLAGYRRA
- a CDS encoding thioesterase family protein, which gives rise to MSAIAGFRDAVALEPLGDDVFVARTQPVPWPKSYGGDLLAQAAAAAIRTVGPDRALHATHSLFVAPASIGAELRCEVERLRDGRSYSTRRVTLREGERVVLSAMLSFHVGEASPRRSAIAPPAGDPSTLEPAADRLAGVEDPGFVDYWARGRSFDIRHDGRALYAQPVGEPSGEMRLWLRSLEELGDDPDTHRLALVYACDYAMLEPALRAEGYAWTDAGLVTASLDHSLWFHEELRADRWLLCALRLVSHSHGRALVQGEFFAEDGTHVATVAQQGMIRRLAGSAH
- a CDS encoding flavin reductase family protein, with the translated sequence MTLERKLPDPALLRQTFALFPSGVACIGAVVDGTNEALVASSFTVGVSLDPPLVSFAVQNSSQTWPIIRSAGRIGVSVMASDHDAICRQIASKDRAKRFDGVDTHIAESGALLLMGSPVWLECTIYSEVPAGDHHLVLLEVDGLGLNPDLNPLVFHRSGFRQVQDAD